Proteins co-encoded in one Pseudomonadota bacterium genomic window:
- a CDS encoding DUF2312 domain-containing protein, with product MSHSSIDSSTAKHLRQFIERIERLEEEKAAIAQDIRDVFAEAKMQGFDVKVMRQVMKLRKMKNDERQELEHLLAVYLHAIEVGAATHEVDEGKEAA from the coding sequence ATGTCGCATTCATCGATTGATTCGTCAACTGCAAAACATCTGCGTCAGTTTATTGAGCGTATCGAGCGGTTGGAAGAGGAAAAAGCAGCCATTGCTCAAGACATAAGAGATGTGTTTGCTGAGGCCAAAATGCAGGGGTTTGATGTAAAGGTTATGCGTCAAGTCATGAAACTTCGAAAAATGAAGAATGACGAACGCCAAGAGCTAGAACATCTGTTGGCTGTTTATTTGCATGCCATTGAGGTTGGCGCCGCCACCCATGAGGTGGACGAGGGAAAGGAAGCGGCTTAG